A stretch of DNA from Yoonia sp. BS5-3:
GGCCAGGCAGCGCAGGATGTTCCGCTTGGCGCCATAATCAATGGCAACGACCTTGAATTTGGGGTCCGTTTGGCGCGGATAGCCATCCGGCCAGGCCCACCGCATTTCATCCCAGTGGTACGACTGGGCGCAGGTGACGTCTTTGGCCAGGTCGAGCCCTTCAAGCCCTTGGAAAGCCCGGGCTTTTTGGACCAGCTTTTCGATGTCGAAATTGCCATCGGGGTCATGGGCAAGCGCCACATGCGGGGCGCCTTGCTGGCGGATCGCGCGGGTCAGACGCCGTGTGTCAACACCGCCCATCCCGATCCGGTCGCGGCTGACCAGCCAGTCCGTCAATTCCTGTGTTGCCCGCCAGTTTGAGGCAAGGGTCGGGTCCCATTTGACGATCATGCCTGCGGCAAACGGATCGGCAGTTTCGTCATCCTCGGGGGTGACACCGGTATTGCCGATATGGGGGAAGGTGAAGGTAACGACCTGTCCGGCATAGGACGGATCGGTCATGATTTCCTGATAGCCGGTCATGGCGGTGTTGAAACACAGCTCAGCCACGGTTTCGCCGGTTGCACCAAAGCCGACCCCATAGAAGATCGTGCCATCCGCGAGGGCCAGACAGGCGGTCGGTTTCTGCGTCATTGCGGGATCCTCAATTTGCCAAATTGGCCCGGGTTTAAGGGGGCTGGCGGGCAGGGTCAAGGCGCAGATGTCTGCCTTGCAAACAAGGCTGACCCGACGCAAGGGGCGCTTGTCACTGGGCGGCGGCACAGGTAAGCTGAGGTTTCGTTTGACGGGACAGAACGGAACAGATCAATGGACATGCGCGACCGGGTCAATGCGGCCCTCAAGGATGCGATGAAGGCGAAAGAGGCTGATCGCCTTTCAACTTTGCGGCTGATCAATGCCGCAATCAAAGACAAGGATATCGCGCTGCGCGGCTCGGATAGCGAGGCAAGCGGTGTCGGCGATGCCGATGTGCTGACGATCATGGGCCGTATGGTCAAACAGCGCCAGGAAAGCGCACGCGCCTATGAAGAGGGCGGGCGGCTGGAACTGGCTGAAAAAGAGTTGGCTGAGATCAAGATCATCGAAGAATTCCTGCCCCGGCAATTGGATGCCGATGAAACCTCGGCTGCTGTTGATACTGCGATTGCGCAGGTTGGCGCATCCAGCATTCGGGATATGGGCAAGGTCA
This window harbors:
- the carA gene encoding glutamine-hydrolyzing carbamoyl-phosphate synthase small subunit; its protein translation is MTQKPTACLALADGTIFYGVGFGATGETVAELCFNTAMTGYQEIMTDPSYAGQVVTFTFPHIGNTGVTPEDDETADPFAAGMIVKWDPTLASNWRATQELTDWLVSRDRIGMGGVDTRRLTRAIRQQGAPHVALAHDPDGNFDIEKLVQKARAFQGLEGLDLAKDVTCAQSYHWDEMRWAWPDGYPRQTDPKFKVVAIDYGAKRNILRCLASAGCDVTVLPATATAEDVLALNPDGVFLSNGPGDPAATGAYAVPMIKGVLDTDIPVFGICLGHQMLALALGAKTVKMNHGHHGANHPVKDKETGKVEITSMNHGFAVDAQSLPAGVVETHVSLFDGSNCGIRLEGRPVFSVQYHPEASPGPQDSYYLFERFADAMDKAKKASVS
- a CDS encoding GatB/YqeY domain-containing protein — encoded protein: MDMRDRVNAALKDAMKAKEADRLSTLRLINAAIKDKDIALRGSDSEASGVGDADVLTIMGRMVKQRQESARAYEEGGRLELAEKELAEIKIIEEFLPRQLDADETSAAVDTAIAQVGASSIRDMGKVMAALKGEYTGRMDFGKVGPMVKTKLG